The Saprospiraceae bacterium genome includes the window CCGCTTTATAGGATGCCTCTGTATAAATGCGATGCCAGAAGGGATGATCGTTTAAATCCATACCCGTTTGTTTGAAAATATCTTCCGCTAGTTGAAAGCCTGCTTCCAGGTCCTCATCGGTCAATTGGTAGTAGATGATATCTCCTTCTTCTGGGTGGACGATTTGCACTTCTTCGTGGGCAATGGCTGGGGCATTTTCACTGATAGATCGGGTTGTAACATCGCCGTTGGCAGGCAATCCCATCGCTTCTTTAAAACCAGGAACCAATTCCGCTAGCACTGCATAAGTTTGTCCCAATTGCTCCTTCAATCCCTCAATCTCTTTTTGTTGTGCCTTTATTTTTTGATCTTGTACTGTGACGACATCGGCTAAGTCATTGGTATTGAGTCCAATGGCGACGTTAACAAAGCTTAAAGGCTGAGACTTTGAGCTAGCCCAGGCCACACCCAGCACCTTTTTGTAATCTTCCGGCTTCATTTCCGCTTTGGATTTCCCGATCCCCAGGCCATTGTGGTAGCCGCTGGGTAAAATATAATCGCCGGGCTCCACTTCTCCGATTACTTTGGTCGGAATTTGGCCCATGAAAGCTACCATTTCGTATTGGTCTTCCGTCCCTTCTTTCGGCAATCCGCCCAGAACAGCCGGATTATGAGAAATGACCATAATCTGATCTACGTCATCTGTGTTTTTGGTGATAAAGCCATTTTTTAGCCCAACGACTTCACCTGCCCTAAATTTTTCAGAAGGATTTGCCTTTGGCAAGTACTCTGCATAGTCTTCTGCACCTGAAGCAAAGGTGACACCAAATTGTGCCTCGATATTGTCATCAAAAAGAATTAGATTGGCGGATACCTTGGCAAGGTCTGCAGTTTGCAGGGCGAGGTTAGCCGTAGCGACGACCAAATTGGCTGTTTCACTGACAATAAAAGAGGGAATGGGCGCTGTTACACAGGCCCCTAATCCTCCGCAGGCGGTAGATGAACTTGCCGCTGCGGCCAATGCTACTCCAGCCTGTATCTCTTCTGCAATGGCAATGGCTTCGGCCGTAGCAGATAAAGCAATATCCGTAATCAGAAAATCCCTTTCCAACTTGTAATCACTATTATTGGCCAGGTCCGCTGCACCATCTTCTCCTTCAATCCGACCAACCGTATTGCCTGCACTATTCAGAAAGGTGACAAAGTTATTGTTGTTGTGTGGCGTGGAAGCTCCGACTTGAATGATTATTCCACTCCCATTACCTGTGTTTTGGAATTTGGCAACGTGCCCTGTTCCTACTTTCGCCGCATTTGGGCTGGAGTCAACGACATTTCCAGTCGTCAAGGTCAAAGTTTTGCCGATATTGATGGCTCCGCCTATATTGACATCACCGCCTATGCCTGCACCACCTGCCACGACTAGTGCACCCGATCCGGTATCGATGGAGGGAGTCATATCTGTAATGATAACTGGCCCTGCAAAGGACGTATTGCCGTTAAATTTTGCATCCCCTCCGACATTGAGGTTTTTGCCAATACCTATACCACCATTGACGACTAGCCCGCCATCGGTCGGACTGAAAGAATTTAAAGCAGCATTATCCAGGAGTACGTGCTGATTGAAGGTCGCATCTTCATTGACAAGTAGAGTTCCGGTCAATAGGGTGGGGCTGGCATTATTGACATTGAGCAGACTATTCAAATTAGTAGGCCCATCTACATTGAGCGAAGCATTGAGGTCGGTGGCCAGGTCAACAGTCAAGGTTCCGGAGAGTAGGGTAGGGCTTTCATTGTTTACGGTAAATGGCCCATTGTTAAAGGTCGCACCGGAAACAGTGTTGAGAAACACACTTTTTTCTACGGTTAAATTTCCTCCTAGCTTCAGGTTGTTTTTAATATCAATATCACCGTCGGCCTTGATACGCATTCTTTCTATGCCATCGGTTTTAAAGAGGACGTCTATGAAGTTTCTAGTTCCAATAAAATGGCAGATGGTATCCACATTGTTGTTGCCGATGGTCGTCCAAAATGGTAGCCCTGTGGCATTGCATTCCGAGCGCTTCATGAGTTCATCCAGCACCAGGTTATTGGCTGAGCCCGCATGGAAGGCGTAAGGCACCGCCAGCAATTTATTATTGCTAATAGAATTAAAAAATCCATTTTCATCTTGCATGGATACCTCCATCCAAATATTATCTGTCGCCCAGGGGATAGCCCTGAATTCACCAGACTCCGTTCGCCCTTCTCCGACGGTCAGGCTAAACAAGCCCAGTTGATTGGTGACTACTTCATGTACTTCGCTATAGTTAATCAGTTTAGGCGTGTTTTCGCCATTTAGGCTGATCTTTAGTGCGATTCTTCGGTTGGGTAAAATGGCGCCTGCTTCATCCCGGGCAACGCCCTGGTATTTCATGCCTTGTGGCACACCTTGTGCTTGAAGAAAGGAGAGACCTAGGAAAAGAAAAAACGACGTTAAGAGTAATATCTTTTTCATGATAGGGAATCTTTTTAATTAGGTTTTGGTGGATTAAAATTTTGTCACTTTATAAGTCTCAATCAAACGACCTTTGGTTTCTAAAAATTGGATGAGGTATAAGCCGCTTGGATAGGCAGAAAAGTCGATTTCGAAAGACGAAAGCGAATTGACTGCTTGTTGTAGCAGTAGTTGTCCATTTGGGTGGACAAGGCGGAGGGTCATTGGGATGGCCTCAGTGTGTTGCATTTTTACTTGTAGTAGGTGTTGGACCGGATTAGGGGCCAGGGAAATGTTGTAATCGACAGGCTTGGAGCCAGCGGCTACTATTGGCGGTGGTGCCGGTACGATGGCTACACTGAGATGGGGCTGCTGAAATCCTTCTGTGATCATGCCCCCAGGCGTAGGCACTGTAGCCGTGGCCAGTTCTCCGAGGGTCCAATCGATGGTGATTCCACTGCGCCGGCTACTTCCCCCATCCGCCGCCAAAACGCTCTGGGCGAAGGTTATGGTAGGAAAGAGCAGCCCGCAGCACAAAGACATCAATAGGGATACTTTCTTCATGTTAATCATTTTATGAATTGAATGCTATAAATGCCACTTTATCTGTTTAATTGGGTAGATAATTGTTTGGATTAACCCTTTTCTGGACTATGAAAATCGTCAAAGAACCGATTAAAAATAGAATAGGTCCTCCTAATGGAAAAGTGCGATGATGGAAGTATGTCTAATGCGGTATGTGTTTTTTAGCCTGTATCAAATCAGTGGTAGGATGAGTTGCAAAAGCGCTGAAATGGTATATTGGGGAAATGTTGTAGTTGATGCCCACCACGGAAATTGATTCTAATTACTTTAAAGATATGTTTTTTTTATCTATGATTCAATTGTTTAAGGGAACTTTTTTTTATTCGCTTGGGTTTATCCCTCTGACAATAGAAAAAATCGCGCATCAAAATCTCTGATAATGACTTCAAAAAATACCATTCTATCCATTTTCCAAACAAGTGCTTAGATAAGCGCTTAAGACCTTCTCCAATTTTGCTGAATAGGACGATCGCTTGAGAGACAAGCCTTGTCCATAGATTGCATGTTTTGCTACCGGCATGAATTGACATTCAGGCTTACCTTTTCACGTCTACTGAGGAAAGTAATCACACATTTCACACATTTTTTCATCGTTCTCTCTAAATCACTAACCCATGTTAACACTATTTTTAAAGGAAAAATTAACAAAAAGCACATTCGTTTTCTTCACTCACAAAGGAACCGAAGATATCATTATGGATTAGGCGGCGTGTAACTGGCAAAGGGTGCTTATTAACTAATCGCCCTTTTGCCTTTTCAAGCGCTCAGGATCACCCACCATTATAGCATTTAAACAATCCCTTTATAATCAGCAATTTTTTCTAGTAACCATGTTTTAAAAAACAAAGGTTGCTTTTT containing:
- a CDS encoding T9SS type A sorting domain-containing protein codes for the protein MKKVSLLMSLCCGLLFPTITFAQSVLAADGGSSRRSGITIDWTLGELATATVPTPGGMITEGFQQPHLSVAIVPAPPPIVAAGSKPVDYNISLAPNPVQHLLQVKMQHTEAIPMTLRLVHPNGQLLLQQAVNSLSSFEIDFSAYPSGLYLIQFLETKGRLIETYKVTKF